One segment of Glandiceps talaboti chromosome 21, keGlaTala1.1, whole genome shotgun sequence DNA contains the following:
- the LOC144451514 gene encoding cationic amino acid transporter 4-like — protein MAYCLEFLSKISRLKTFENDMLETPLKRCLSTIDLTLLGIGGMVGSGLYVLTGTVAKDTAGPAVIISFLIAGFASLLSALCYAEFGAKIPKTGSAYVYTYVTMGEMWAFLIGWNIILEYLVGGACVSRAWSGYFDELVGFRIRNFTYEHITGGPWHHPPLAEYPDFFSLVLIVIVTLAVALGANFSAKFNTIFASLNLCVVLFVICVGLAFADIDNWKTDGGFAPYGVSGIVSGAATCFYAYIGFDAITTSGEEAKNPAKSIPIAVIIALIVASIAYVGVSTALTLMIPYTDIQPDAALPGAFHQHNLPWAEYIVGVGALCGITTSLLSNMFSLPRCIYAMANDGLLFSFLARLHPRTQVPVLATITFGIFAGILALIFDLEALVEFLSIGTLLAYTIVAAGIIVLRYQPIEISETEDDDNDEIPAEKTKKKTKSSTTPGDISPQDFGRLKKRFESLRFLMAYKPGTVPAFSTLMMGIFMLALASVVTYGNDAVSKAEAWAIFLLVIFVIIVIISFTVICLHYQNTDIQTFKVPFVPFVPALSMLINAVLMMKLSYMTWIRFVIWVTLGMVLYFAYGIRNSKEARRWTAKNSPEVHYFVMPQESLYTIQGSVELQQPPNKINTDDTSSDTSDTRNLISHKEK, from the exons ATGGCGTACTGTTTAGAATTCCTGAGCAAAATCAGCAGACTAAAAAcgtttgaaaatgatatgttgGAAACGCCGTTGAAACGATGCTTAAGCACAATAGATTTGACTCTCCTAGGTATTGGAGGTATGGTTGGTTCTGGCCTTTACGTTCTCACTGGAACAGTTGCCAAGGATACCGCAGGACCAGCTGTCATCATCTCGTTCCTTATCGCGGGATTTGCATCACTTCTCTCGGCACTGTGCTATGCCGAGTTCGGCGCCAAGATACCTAAAACAGGGTCTGCTTACGTTTACACGTACGTCACCATGGGAGAGATGTGGGCTTTCCTGATTGGCTGGAATATCATATTAGAATATTTAGTTGGCGGTGCATGTGTATCGCGAGCATGGAGTGGCTACTTTGATGAACTCGTAGGTTTTAGAATTCGAAATTTCACGTACGAACATATAACTGGAGGACCATGGCATCATCCGCCACTCGCAGAGTACCCAGATTTCTTTTCCCTGGTTCTCATAGTTATTGTAACTTTAGCTGTTGCACTTGGAGCAAACTTTTCAGCCAAATTCAACACAATATTTGCCTCTTTGAATTTGTGCGTTGTTCTATTCGTAATTTGCGTAGGATTAGCCTTTGCCGATATCGACAATTGGAAGACTGATGGTGGTTTTGCTCCCTATGGAGTTTCCGGTATTGTGTCAGGAGCTGCAACATGTTTCTACGCCTACATTGGCTTCGATGCAATAACGACTTCTGGAGAGGAGGCTAAGAATCCAGCAAAGAGCATCCCTATCGCTGTCATAATTGCCCTCATTGTAGCCAGTATAGCGTACGTCGGTGTTTCTACAGCGTTGACTCTGATGATACCTTATACCGATATCCAACCTGATGCAGCATTACCAGGTGCTTTTCATCAACATAATTTGCCTTGGGCGGAATACATAGTCGGGGTTGGCGCCCTCTGCGGTATCACAACTTCCTTATTGTCCAATATGTTCTCTTTGCCAAGGTGTATTTATGCGATGGCAAATGACGGGCTACTGTTCTCCTTTTTGGCCAGACTGCATCCCCGCACACAAGTCCCTGTTTTAGCTACAATTACGTTTGGCATTTTTGCTGGTATTTTGGCCCTTATCTTCGATCTGGAAGCCCTCGTCGAGTTCTTATCCATTGGTACGCTACTGGCTTACACCATCGTAGCAGCTGGCATCATCGTACTCAGATATCAACCAATCGAAATCAGCGAAACAGAAGATGATGACAATGACGAAATCCCAGCAGAGAAAACTAAAAAGAAGACTAAGAGTTCAACGACCCCTGGCGATATAAGTCCACAAGATTTTGGACGGTTGAAAAAACGCTTTGAGTCTTTGAGATTCTTGATGGCTTATAAACCAGGAACAGTGCCTGCATTTTCTACTCTCATGATGGGAATCTTTATGTTAGCATTGGCCTCGGTGGTGACCTACGGCAATGACGCAGTCTCCAAAGCTGAAGCCTGGGCCATCTTTCTccttgttatttttgtaatcatTGTGATCATATCATTCACCGTCATATGTCTTCATTACCAAAACACTGATATTCAGACTTTCAAG GTCCCGTTTGTCCCATTTGTACCAGCTTTAAGCATGCTTATCAATGCAGTGTTAATGATGAAGCTATCTTATATGACATGGATAAGATTTGTCATTTGGGTCACCCTAG GAATGGTATTATATTTCGCGTATGGCATTCGCAATAGTAAAGAAGCCAGACGTTGGACTGCCAAGAACAGCCCTGAAGTCCACTATTTTGTTATGCCTCAGGAGTCACTGTATACAATACAAGGAAGTGTTGAACTACAACAACCACCAAACAAAATCAACACTGATGATACTAGCAGTGACACAAGTGACACACGGAATCTTATATCACATAAAGAGAAGTAA
- the LOC144451191 gene encoding sulfotransferase 1C4-like, with protein sequence MGDRPKAYTLPGDYEHRGTTYSTFVNRSLVESPEIVDCRPDDVFIATYPKSGTTVTIEMMTLLMNGGDVEASKAKPQLVRTPMVEMYIKIPFMAGVLLWFFRLIAPLVPQFLQKYMKVLSKDEVAAVNGMEAIKKMPSPRLIKTHLPYHHFPTQAIQKKCKIVYVARNPKDVAYSFYHHMQVVPDEVSYRGPWKTFFETYLQGKVCWGDWFDHVLGWWEHKDEDNILYLKYEDFKKDPRAYIRKIAVFLDVDMPDDMEDKILDHCSIKNMKQNKAVNIEHLSRNKDNEAGFIRKGIVGDWRNHLTVDQNRRLEEKYEERMKGSGLDFDW encoded by the exons ATGGGTGACAGACCTAAAGCCTACACTTTACCGGGAGACTACGAACATAGAGGGACGACCTATAGTACCTTCGTTAATCGTAGTTTGGTGGAGTCGCCGGAGATTGTTGACTGCCGTCCGGACGACGTCTTTATAGCAACCTACCCAAAATCAG GGACAACAGTTACTATAGAAATGATGACCCTTCTAATGAATGGCGGTGACGTAGAAGCCAGTAAAGCTAAACCTCAACTCGTTAGGACACCAATGGTTGAGATGTATATCAAGATTCCATTTAT GGCGGGAGTGCTCCTTTGGTTCTTTCGTCTAATCGCACCTTTGGTACCCCAGtttctccaaaaatatatgAAAGTGCTATCGAAGGATGAAGTAGCAGCGGTGAATGGCATGGAAGCTATTAAAAAGATGCCATCACCACGCCTAATAAAGACACACTTACCTTACCACCACTTCCCGACCCAAGCTATTCAAAAGAAATGTAAG ATTGTATATGTTGCTAGGAACCCAAAGGACGTAGCCTATTCATTTTATCACCATATGCAGGTTGTCCCAGACGAGGTGAGTTACAGAGGACCATGGAAGACATTCTTTGAAACGTATCTCCAAGGGAAAG TTTGTTGGGGAGATTGGTTTGACCACGTGTTGGGATGGTGGGAACACAAAGACGAAGATAATATTCTCTATCTCAAATACGAAGATTTCAAGAAG GACCCGAGAGCATACATCAGGAAAATTGCAGTCTTTCTTGATGTTGACATGCCTGACGACATGGAGGATAAAATTCTAGACCACTGttcaattaaaaatatgaaacaaaataaagcTGTCAATATTGAACATCTATCTAGAAATAAAGACAACGAAGCAGGTTTCATAAGAAAGG GTATAGTTGGTGACTGGAGAAACCACCTGACTGTGGATCAGAATAGACGTTTAGaagaaaaatatgaagaaaGAATGAAAGGAAGTGGTCTTGATTTTGACTGGTGA
- the LOC144451116 gene encoding succinate dehydrogenase [ubiquinone] iron-sulfur subunit, mitochondrial-like produces MAALRHSLILSSRLPAITSLQVVRSAQTAAAPAATAAPLIKKYKIYRWDPDKPGDKPKMQLFEVDLNKCGPMVLDVLIKIKNEIDPTLTFRRSCREGICGSCAMNIGGVNTLACLCKIDSPTKTTKIYPLPHMYIIKDLVPDMSNFYAQYKNIEPYLMKKETVNYGEKSYFQTVEDRAKLDGLYECILCACCSTSCPSYWWNGDKYLGPAVLMQAYRWMIDSRDDFQVERLAKLQDPFSMYRCHTIMNCTKACPKGLNPGRAIAEIKKMMATYKSKSKEAARA; encoded by the exons gTCGTGCGTTCTGCACAGACGGCTGCTGCTCCTGCTGCTACTGCTGCTCCTCTAATTAAGAAATATAAAATCTACAGATGG GACCCTGACAAGCCTGGTGATAAACCCAAAATGCAACTGTTTGAAGTTGATCTCAACAA ATGTGGACCCATGGTGCTTGACGTGTTGATTAAGATCAAGAACGAAATAGACCCTACTTTGACCTTCAGAAGGTCATGCCGTGAGGGTATCTGTGGTTCCTGTGCTATGAATATAGGTGGTGTTAACACTCTTGCTTGTCTGTG taaaattgaCAGTCCTACCAAGACCACCAAGATCTACCCACTACCCCATATGTACATCATCAAGGATCTTGTACCAGATATGAGCAACTTTTATGCTCAGTACAAAAACATTGAACCATACCTGATGAAGAAAGAAACTGTCAACTATGGTGAGAAGTCCTATTTCCAGACAGTGGAAGACAGAGCTAAACTG GATGGTCTATATGAGTGTATTTTATGTGCGTGTTGTAGCACATCATGTCCAAGTTACTGGTGGAACGGTGACAAATACCTTGGACCAGCTGTGTTGATGCAGGCTTACAGATGGATGATCGACAGCAGAGATGATTTCCAGGTTGAACGTCTGGCTAAATTACAGGATCCCTTCTCAATGTACAGATGTCATACTATTATGAACTGCACAAAGGCATGTCCTAAG GGTCTGAATCCTGGACGTGCTATCGCAGAGATCAAGAAAATGATGGCCACCTACAAAAGCAAAAGCAAGGAAGCTGCAAGGGCATAA